One segment of Nostoc flagelliforme CCNUN1 DNA contains the following:
- a CDS encoding NHLP bacteriocin export ABC transporter permease/ATPase subunit, whose protein sequence is MQGQVYSIKGNEPILLDDPQTVWVVQSGSVALFAVTVKDGVIEGTRRYLFSVSQTAALFGTTINSYGQCRQFLAVPMGETELLKLDPQCFNELVANGDANLITWIENWMENIATALSHVATPAIQVKAEGQARFSLTQGQTFQPESGVVSWVGLEQGSVRWLGFEELILTATGVIPLNDKMWLEAVEGVQLATQTTREFLNPNNILAGLSQLHNQFLHAIELLERSQTEAEVMRLRDRQRLNRQVTAEALGELASTLNSQDGDVFNEGTPLLVAAGAVGRALGVKIRPPARSENLKRVKEPLEAIVRASRIRMRRVLLRDNWWEKDCGPIVAYTQSENRPVALLPVSSDRYELFDPVEQTRSLVDERQALTLAPIAYVFYRSLPDQALSALDLLRFALKGRVKELQVILFTAIVVTFLGMLTPQATAILMDNAIPDSDKGLLLQVGLGLMVAALATAVFQLAQGFALLRIETTGDASTQAAVWDRLLNLSVSFFRQYTTGDLQSRVSSISTIRRQLSGRTLINLITSFFALFYLGQLFYYNFQLALVGVVVAIVAFTFTTISSILLLRYVRPLLELQGNIFGQTVQLINGISKLHVAGAQERAFASWSKNYSRQIKLELGKQQVEDAVALFNTVMPTVTNGVLFWFTMSLLEKPETSGGITFSLGTFLAFNTAFGNFIKGTTGLSNTVTELLQVIPEWKRTQPIILTIPEVDLTKADPGRLLGKITVDHLTFRYRSDGPLTLDDVCISAQPGEFIALVGASGSGKSTLLRLLLGFETPQAGSVYYDGQDLSGLDVDAVRRQLGVVLQNGQLNSASIFENIAGGAQITLDEAWEAARMSGFADDITAMPMQMHTVVSEGGSNLSGGQRQRLLIARALALKPRILLFDEATSALDNRTQAIVTESLDNLQVTRIAIAHRLSTIRNAHRIYVLQGGRVVQQGTFEELAVVEGLFAQLMARQMA, encoded by the coding sequence ATGCAGGGGCAAGTTTACAGCATAAAAGGTAATGAGCCGATACTGCTAGATGACCCGCAGACGGTTTGGGTAGTCCAGTCTGGGTCTGTGGCATTGTTTGCCGTCACAGTTAAAGATGGTGTGATTGAAGGTACACGACGTTATCTGTTCAGTGTTAGCCAGACGGCAGCTCTGTTTGGAACTACTATCAACTCTTATGGTCAGTGTCGTCAATTTTTAGCAGTTCCAATGGGGGAAACAGAACTGCTCAAGTTAGATCCGCAATGTTTCAACGAGTTAGTAGCCAATGGAGATGCGAATTTAATTACTTGGATAGAAAATTGGATGGAAAATATTGCTACTGCCCTCTCCCACGTTGCTACTCCAGCAATTCAGGTTAAGGCTGAAGGACAAGCACGATTTTCTCTCACCCAAGGTCAGACTTTTCAACCAGAATCAGGTGTAGTATCTTGGGTAGGGCTTGAGCAAGGTAGTGTTCGCTGGCTAGGGTTTGAAGAACTAATCCTGACAGCCACAGGAGTCATTCCCCTTAACGACAAAATGTGGCTAGAAGCAGTGGAAGGAGTGCAGCTTGCCACTCAAACTACCAGAGAATTCCTCAACCCAAATAATATTCTGGCAGGACTATCCCAACTTCACAACCAATTCTTACACGCCATTGAACTTTTGGAGCGATCGCAAACAGAGGCAGAAGTGATGCGGTTGCGCGATCGCCAACGGCTCAACCGTCAAGTCACAGCAGAAGCTTTAGGAGAACTAGCATCGACTCTCAATTCCCAGGATGGAGACGTTTTCAATGAAGGTACACCTTTATTGGTTGCTGCTGGTGCGGTAGGTAGGGCTTTAGGAGTGAAAATCCGCCCCCCAGCTCGTTCCGAAAACCTTAAGCGAGTCAAAGAGCCACTGGAGGCGATCGTGCGTGCTTCCCGCATCCGAATGCGACGCGTATTATTGCGGGACAACTGGTGGGAGAAGGATTGTGGGCCAATAGTTGCCTACACCCAATCAGAAAATCGACCAGTAGCCTTATTACCAGTTTCTAGCGATCGCTACGAACTCTTTGACCCAGTGGAGCAAACCCGCTCTCTTGTAGATGAGCGTCAAGCTTTAACACTAGCGCCCATAGCTTATGTATTTTACCGATCTTTACCTGATCAAGCGCTCTCAGCTTTGGATCTCCTCCGGTTCGCCCTTAAGGGACGTGTTAAGGAACTGCAAGTCATTTTATTTACTGCTATTGTCGTCACCTTTTTGGGTATGCTCACACCCCAAGCGACTGCCATTTTAATGGATAACGCGATTCCAGATAGCGACAAAGGGTTATTGTTGCAAGTTGGCTTGGGACTGATGGTTGCGGCTTTGGCGACAGCAGTTTTTCAACTGGCTCAGGGGTTTGCTCTGCTGCGGATAGAAACTACTGGCGACGCCTCGACTCAGGCAGCTGTGTGGGATAGACTGCTAAATCTATCAGTATCTTTTTTCCGCCAGTACACTACAGGGGATCTTCAATCGCGCGTTTCCTCAATTAGTACCATCCGCCGTCAACTTAGTGGTAGAACTTTAATTAATCTGATTACCAGTTTCTTTGCATTGTTTTACCTCGGGCAATTATTTTACTATAACTTCCAATTAGCCTTAGTTGGCGTGGTTGTGGCTATAGTTGCATTCACCTTCACCACAATCTCTAGTATCCTCCTCCTGCGTTATGTGCGTCCTTTGCTAGAATTGCAGGGAAATATTTTTGGGCAGACTGTACAGCTAATTAATGGCATTTCTAAACTCCATGTTGCAGGTGCCCAGGAGCGTGCTTTTGCTTCTTGGAGTAAAAATTATAGTCGCCAAATTAAGCTCGAACTCGGTAAACAACAAGTCGAAGATGCTGTGGCACTTTTCAATACAGTCATGCCTACAGTCACGAATGGAGTTCTGTTTTGGTTTACTATGAGCCTGCTAGAAAAACCCGAAACATCAGGAGGAATAACATTCTCTCTTGGCACTTTCCTAGCTTTTAATACAGCCTTTGGCAACTTTATTAAAGGCACGACAGGTCTGAGCAATACAGTTACTGAACTTTTGCAGGTCATCCCTGAATGGAAACGCACTCAGCCAATTATTTTAACTATACCAGAAGTGGATCTCACTAAGGCTGACCCTGGTAGACTCTTGGGGAAAATTACTGTGGATCATCTGACTTTCCGTTACCGCAGTGATGGCCCCCTAACGCTGGATGATGTGTGCATATCTGCACAACCTGGTGAGTTTATTGCTCTGGTAGGTGCTTCTGGCAGTGGTAAATCGACCTTACTGCGATTACTACTGGGTTTTGAGACTCCCCAAGCAGGTAGTGTTTACTACGATGGTCAAGATTTGTCTGGGTTAGATGTGGATGCGGTACGCCGACAGTTGGGCGTTGTTTTACAAAATGGTCAGCTAAATTCAGCTTCAATTTTTGAGAATATTGCAGGCGGCGCTCAGATTACTTTAGATGAAGCTTGGGAGGCGGCGCGGATGTCGGGGTTTGCTGACGATATCACTGCTATGCCAATGCAAATGCATACTGTTGTGAGTGAAGGAGGCAGTAATCTTTCTGGTGGGCAAAGACAACGGTTATTGATTGCCCGCGCTCTGGCATTAAAACCCCGGATTTTGTTATTTGATGAGGCTACCAGTGCGCTCGATAACAGAACCCAGGCGATTGT
- a CDS encoding NHLP family bacteriocin export ABC transporter peptidase/permease/ATPase subunit, translating to MVSTNPIVTPINLWQDLQALLTSRGMRVKTPTLLQMEAVECGAAAMGIILSYYGRIVPLPQLRRDCGVSRDGSKASNILKAARNYGFQAKGFKKELKQLQELRPPYIVFWNFNHFIVVEGFRQQRVYLNDPASGPRHVSLEEFDQGYTGVVLVLEPGSEFTRGGRKPSMMHSLSSRLGSAVGALVYCLVAGFFLTLVGLAVPVFSQVFVDDILVQQRYDWLRPLLLGMAIATVLQGSLTLLRLRYLRRLKIKLAVSMCSGFLWHILRLPVSFYAQRFAGEISNRTTLNNQVADVLSGKLATTGIDAVMVIFYALVMLQYDWVLTLLVVSFAAVNVLTLQWISRQRVDANQRLIQEYGKAAGLSIAALQTIETLKASGLESDFFGRWSGYYTKAIQSQQELGVANQTFSVLPTLLSALSSMLLLVVGGLRVMDGHISIGMLIAFQGLMQSFQMPVNNLVSFGSTLQELEGNLIRLDDVLDNPIDPQVETRNEQPDDVIQFASPRLQGYVELRNITFGYSRLDSPMIENFNLSIKPGQRVALVGGSGSGKSTIAKLVSRLYEPWTGEILFDGIPRQQISQQILTNSLALVEQEILLFGGTIRDNLTLWDATIPDKNLIQACQDAAIDDVVFSMSGGFESELIEGAANLSGGQRQRLEIARALVNNPAILVMDEATSALDAETEQIIDQNLRRRGCTCIIVAHRLSTIRDCDEIIVLERGKVVQRGTHQQLWQVEGAYSRLIRTDQEGL from the coding sequence GTGGTATCTACTAACCCGATAGTAACACCGATTAATCTTTGGCAGGACTTGCAAGCACTGTTAACAAGTAGAGGTATGCGCGTCAAAACACCCACTCTGCTGCAAATGGAGGCAGTGGAATGTGGTGCTGCTGCTATGGGAATTATTCTCAGTTACTACGGTCGGATAGTACCACTCCCACAACTGCGGCGGGACTGTGGAGTTTCCCGCGATGGCTCTAAAGCATCAAATATACTCAAAGCTGCGAGAAATTATGGATTCCAGGCTAAAGGCTTTAAAAAAGAACTAAAGCAACTCCAAGAACTACGCCCTCCCTATATTGTTTTCTGGAACTTTAACCATTTCATTGTAGTAGAGGGGTTTCGCCAACAGCGAGTTTATCTTAATGACCCTGCTTCGGGGCCGCGTCATGTATCGTTAGAAGAATTTGACCAAGGGTATACCGGAGTAGTATTGGTGTTGGAACCAGGCTCAGAGTTTACCAGAGGTGGTCGTAAACCTAGCATGATGCACTCTCTGTCGTCACGACTGGGTAGCGCTGTTGGTGCTTTAGTTTACTGTTTAGTTGCGGGATTTTTCTTAACTTTAGTTGGGTTGGCAGTACCAGTCTTTAGCCAGGTGTTTGTAGACGACATTTTAGTACAGCAACGGTATGACTGGCTGCGACCACTGCTGTTGGGGATGGCGATCGCCACCGTACTTCAAGGGTCGTTAACGTTATTGCGGTTGCGCTACCTGCGTCGTCTGAAAATCAAACTAGCTGTTAGTATGTGCAGCGGCTTTCTCTGGCACATTCTACGTTTACCTGTAAGTTTTTACGCCCAACGATTTGCCGGAGAAATCAGTAATCGCACTACTCTCAATAACCAAGTAGCTGATGTCCTGTCGGGGAAATTGGCGACTACTGGTATTGATGCAGTAATGGTAATTTTTTATGCTCTGGTCATGCTCCAATATGACTGGGTGTTGACTCTGCTTGTAGTCAGCTTTGCGGCAGTAAATGTCTTAACCTTACAGTGGATTTCCCGCCAGCGGGTAGATGCTAATCAACGATTGATACAAGAATATGGTAAAGCTGCTGGCTTATCCATAGCTGCACTCCAAACCATAGAAACCTTGAAAGCGTCGGGGTTGGAATCAGATTTTTTTGGGCGCTGGTCTGGCTATTACACTAAAGCTATCCAATCCCAACAGGAACTGGGAGTGGCTAACCAAACATTTTCTGTATTACCCACGCTTTTGTCGGCGCTTTCTTCGATGCTATTGTTAGTTGTAGGGGGTTTACGGGTGATGGATGGGCATATAAGTATTGGGATGCTTATAGCCTTTCAAGGTTTGATGCAGAGTTTCCAGATGCCTGTAAACAATCTTGTCAGCTTTGGTAGTACATTGCAAGAACTAGAGGGCAACCTGATTCGCCTAGATGATGTTTTAGACAACCCTATAGACCCGCAAGTAGAAACTAGAAACGAACAACCTGATGATGTGATTCAATTTGCATCTCCACGTTTACAGGGGTATGTGGAGTTGCGAAACATCACATTTGGCTATAGTCGCCTCGACTCTCCCATGATTGAAAACTTTAATCTCTCCATTAAACCCGGTCAAAGAGTCGCCTTGGTAGGTGGGAGTGGTTCTGGCAAGTCTACCATTGCCAAACTCGTCAGCAGACTTTATGAACCTTGGACAGGAGAAATTCTCTTTGATGGTATACCTAGACAACAGATTTCCCAGCAAATACTAACTAACTCTCTGGCTCTGGTAGAGCAAGAGATCCTGCTGTTTGGTGGCACTATCAGGGACAATCTCACCCTCTGGGATGCCACTATACCAGACAAAAACCTCATTCAAGCTTGTCAAGATGCAGCGATTGACGATGTGGTTTTCTCCATGTCTGGGGGATTTGAGTCCGAACTGATAGAAGGGGCTGCAAATTTAAGCGGCGGTCAGCGACAACGGTTGGAAATTGCCCGTGCTTTGGTTAATAACCCTGCGATTCTAGTTATGGATGAAGCCACCAGCGCCCTGGATGCGGAGACGGAACAAATTATTGACCAGAATCTGCGGCGACGGGGATGCACTTGCATTATTGTCGCACACCGCTTAAGTACCATTCGAGACTGTGATGAAATCATCGTCCTAGAACGCGGAAAGGTGGTACAACGAGGTACTCACCAACAATTGTGGCAAGTTGAGGGTGCGTACTCGCGGTTGATTCGCACTGACCAAGAAGGGCTTTAA
- a CDS encoding NHLP bacteriocin system secretion protein has product MLHEKQSLFRKESLERLSSPERLDQLMHVVSPRSWLPLVGLGSIIGVALIWSIFGRIPITVEGKGVLIFPRQVVPVQSKSSGQLLALNIKVGDVVKKGDVLATVDQVDLRKQLQLASGKLVQLEEQDRNASLLQGQRQQLDTRAIQEQRQTLEQRLKIVQDLTPVLREKGLVSIGRDRLNLQRRLQTLQGLLPTHKKRLENRQRLLAEGAIPDDVVLEARQQYDDARASIDEAQSQLKRLDVKEADAQQQYLSNLNEIKNIQAQLQEQNSKVASQAQQDLQTVTTRKNEIQELKREIAKLQQQLGDNSEIASQYSGRILEITLTPGQVVSPGTRLATIEAENPKKKLVSVTYFPVSDGKKIQPGMAIQITPQTVKRERYGGIAGNISSLSKFPITKEAAASEIGNSELVETLVSEKQEALIQVFSNLELNSSTPTGYKWSSSTGPELKISSGTTTVARVKVEERAPITYIFPILRSLSGIY; this is encoded by the coding sequence ATGTTACACGAGAAACAAAGCCTATTTCGCAAAGAATCTTTAGAGCGTCTATCTTCTCCTGAAAGACTAGACCAACTGATGCACGTAGTGAGTCCCAGAAGCTGGCTACCTCTAGTTGGCTTAGGTTCTATAATAGGTGTCGCCCTCATCTGGAGTATTTTTGGACGCATCCCAATTACCGTTGAGGGTAAAGGCGTACTGATTTTTCCACGTCAAGTTGTACCAGTACAATCGAAAAGTTCAGGGCAGTTACTTGCTCTGAATATTAAAGTCGGGGATGTCGTTAAGAAGGGAGATGTACTAGCAACGGTTGACCAAGTTGACCTGCGTAAGCAATTACAACTAGCCAGTGGTAAATTAGTCCAACTAGAGGAGCAGGATCGCAATGCTAGTTTGTTACAAGGGCAGCGTCAGCAGCTTGACACAAGGGCAATCCAAGAGCAACGCCAAACTCTTGAGCAAAGACTAAAAATTGTGCAGGATTTGACACCTGTGTTGAGGGAGAAAGGGCTGGTATCAATCGGGCGCGATCGCCTAAACCTACAACGACGCTTGCAAACACTCCAAGGGCTGCTTCCTACTCATAAAAAGAGGCTAGAAAACCGTCAGAGGCTGTTAGCAGAAGGAGCGATTCCTGATGATGTGGTCTTAGAAGCGCGGCAACAATACGATGATGCGCGTGCAAGCATTGATGAAGCACAATCTCAGTTGAAACGACTAGATGTTAAGGAAGCAGATGCACAACAACAATACCTCTCCAACCTGAACGAAATCAAAAACATCCAAGCCCAGTTGCAAGAACAAAACAGTAAAGTAGCCAGTCAAGCTCAACAAGACTTGCAAACTGTAACTACCCGCAAAAACGAGATTCAAGAACTCAAGCGAGAGATTGCCAAACTCCAACAGCAATTAGGCGATAACAGCGAAATTGCTAGTCAATACAGCGGACGTATTCTAGAAATCACGCTCACGCCTGGACAAGTTGTCAGTCCAGGAACTCGCCTAGCAACCATAGAAGCTGAGAATCCTAAGAAAAAATTAGTTAGCGTAACGTATTTTCCAGTTTCGGATGGCAAAAAAATTCAACCAGGAATGGCAATCCAAATTACCCCTCAAACCGTTAAAAGGGAACGCTACGGCGGCATTGCTGGCAATATCTCTAGCCTCTCAAAATTTCCAATTACAAAAGAAGCAGCCGCGTCGGAAATAGGCAATTCAGAACTGGTAGAAACTTTAGTATCTGAAAAACAGGAAGCTCTGATACAAGTATTCTCTAACCTAGAGCTAAATTCCAGCACACCCACCGGTTACAAGTGGTCTTCCTCCACAGGACCGGAACTGAAAATTTCTTCTGGGACTACTACTGTAGCGCGAGTCAAGGTGGAAGAACGCGCTCCCATCACTTATATATTTCCTATTTTGAGGTCTTTAAGTGGTATCTACTAA
- a CDS encoding cyclic nucleotide-binding domain-containing protein, whose protein sequence is MTEVLLKELINTDINWMIATGHQREIAAGTVLIQEGKAADFLHILLDGILTVNIFQPDNNPLTRAFAAIEGNEILSREITRLTSGEVVGELPFLGSSPIATTVKAVEKSLIMSIPIEELTAKLQQDVGFASRFYRAIAIMLADRLQSIINQFGRSSIAQNQPLKDVLFVLGELYDSDIDWMMAYGTPHKIPANTVIIHEKGTVDALYILLDGTMSLSISENERNPLARAFAIMEGSEISGREIARLSKGEIIGETPFIDGRLPSTTVKAVSDAILLSISRQQMAVKLQQDAGFSSRFYRVIVTLLSQRLQGMLRRLGYGRRVYSKGLSLAENVKYEDELDINVLDHVALAGKRFDWMLERLRIN, encoded by the coding sequence ATGACAGAAGTTCTACTTAAAGAATTAATTAACACTGACATCAATTGGATGATTGCTACAGGTCATCAAAGAGAAATAGCAGCTGGCACTGTACTCATTCAAGAAGGAAAAGCTGCTGATTTCCTCCATATCCTACTAGATGGCATCTTAACAGTTAACATTTTTCAACCAGACAACAATCCTCTAACTCGCGCTTTTGCTGCCATTGAAGGTAATGAAATCTTAAGTCGGGAGATTACGAGATTAACAAGCGGTGAGGTAGTGGGAGAACTTCCTTTCTTAGGTAGTAGTCCGATAGCTACAACTGTTAAGGCTGTAGAAAAATCTCTAATAATGTCAATTCCTATAGAGGAATTGACAGCAAAATTGCAGCAAGACGTTGGTTTTGCTTCACGCTTTTATCGAGCGATCGCAATCATGTTAGCAGATAGGCTGCAAAGTATCATCAATCAATTTGGTCGTAGCAGTATCGCACAAAATCAGCCTTTAAAGGATGTGCTATTTGTTTTAGGGGAATTATATGATAGCGACATTGATTGGATGATGGCTTATGGAACGCCACATAAAATTCCTGCTAATACCGTAATTATCCACGAAAAAGGGACTGTGGATGCTTTGTATATTCTTTTAGATGGAACTATGTCCCTATCTATTTCTGAAAATGAGCGTAATCCCTTAGCGCGTGCTTTTGCTATTATGGAAGGTAGTGAAATTTCCGGTAGAGAAATAGCAAGATTATCGAAAGGCGAAATCATCGGAGAAACACCCTTCATTGATGGTCGCCTTCCTTCTACAACTGTAAAGGCGGTGTCAGATGCAATTCTGTTATCGATTTCTCGACAGCAAATGGCAGTGAAGTTACAACAGGATGCAGGATTTTCATCTCGTTTTTATCGAGTAATTGTTACTTTACTTTCCCAAAGATTACAGGGAATGTTGAGGCGGTTGGGTTATGGTAGGCGGGTTTATAGCAAAGGCTTGTCGTTGGCTGAAAATGTGAAATATGAGGATGAACTAGATATTAATGTTTTAGACCATGTAGCGCTGGCTGGGAAAAGGTTTGATTGGATGTTGGAACGCTTAAGAATCAATTAG
- a CDS encoding MinD/ParA family ATP-binding protein: MTKIVCVHSFRGGTGKSNLIANLGATIARNGQRVGIIDTDIQSPGIHIIFGLNEEKINRSLNDYLWGRCAIKEAVYNVSNTLKTEDKTDVAPDSLYLIPSSLKASEISQILREGYDVSRLNDGFDDFIRHFNLDYLLIDTHPGLNEETLLSIAISDILVVILRPDSQDFQGTSVTVDVARKLEVSQMLLVVNKVLPSLDFDALQQEIETLYKTPVAGIVPLSEEIVELGSSDIFCLRHSDHPFSQTVKEIAAQIFAEQKKVIMRGGRS; the protein is encoded by the coding sequence ATGACAAAAATTGTATGCGTTCACTCATTCCGTGGTGGAACAGGCAAATCAAATCTGATTGCCAACTTAGGAGCTACTATTGCCCGTAACGGACAACGTGTAGGTATTATTGACACCGACATTCAGTCACCAGGGATTCACATTATTTTTGGTCTAAACGAGGAAAAGATAAATCGCTCCCTCAATGACTATTTGTGGGGTCGCTGTGCCATAAAAGAAGCTGTCTACAATGTCAGTAACACTCTCAAGACCGAAGATAAGACAGATGTCGCTCCTGACAGCCTCTACCTGATTCCCTCCAGTTTAAAGGCTAGTGAAATTTCCCAAATCTTGCGCGAGGGTTATGATGTCAGTCGACTCAACGATGGCTTTGATGATTTTATCCGCCATTTTAACCTGGATTATCTATTAATTGATACTCACCCTGGTCTAAATGAAGAAACCTTACTTTCTATCGCTATCTCCGATATTTTGGTCGTCATCTTACGTCCAGACAGCCAAGACTTTCAGGGTACATCTGTCACAGTGGATGTAGCGAGAAAGTTGGAAGTGTCCCAAATGTTATTGGTGGTCAATAAAGTGTTGCCAAGTTTGGATTTCGATGCCTTACAGCAAGAGATAGAGACACTCTACAAGACTCCTGTAGCTGGTATTGTACCTCTTTCTGAAGAGATAGTTGAGCTAGGAAGCAGCGATATTTTCTGTCTACGTCACTCTGACCATCCTTTTAGCCAGACAGTAAAAGAAATTGCTGCACAGATTTTCGCTGAGCAAAAGAAAGTAATCATGAGAGGTGGCCGCTCTTGA